One window of the Myxococcus virescens genome contains the following:
- a CDS encoding tetratricopeptide repeat protein: MRRSPRHPRSRRLTPALALLTTLCGPPALAQYRPPPMSESQRLVRDGEAAQVAASAASASGDKKEAEEKYRKALALFEQALTAEPGSVAAAAGLGASANALNDWQRTVDRVQPVLTANPSELALAYPVSVAYFKLRRFPEAVPLMERVAAADKAEHLIVHYYLASYYLYVQQGDAAATRLKRYLALRPQALAPNDFQIHELLGRAHVLRGDAAAARASFQQAQTGRPESPSVQLGLAQVLELEGRAVEARTLLEGVTTRFPKAADAREKLARLYLGAGDVAKADAQAQAVVKLGSSPAAHLLLGDVRFAQKNAAAAEAEYRKVLQLQPGLVLGQMAVGKALQAQGRHEEAIQFLEGAVRSGANSLELWANLGSVNRRAGRFQRAVEVHRRVVEMAPRQALGYVLLGADHFATGQWDQAIEDYANALQVEPEHAGAKQWLARALAHRARDRAGTGRLEDAVRDLRRAYDLDRSAPMARRLGAALLETRAYADARKVMEQGVMLPGAAWRDSLLLGYARLATSDAQAALEAFNRAATQTEEPDEQAEASVGAALAEVELGQVDAAVQRLTAVGPSRAAAQVAGANLPRVLVRRALVRLEAGDADAAERDLDLVDKLGTGNRKELVRLAQFVRGLARAESGRHAEASAAITKALASTQPWAWPNTRALATAFVLYKKGQVPAARKQLTAAAKKPMPGQPRWLTAMTGALHRREASQAYNAGNMRVAEKAFKAALAGNPDDTQVQHNLACVDWRKGRTTDAVETWRRLESSVPVAALNLGIDAQERRKDAGEAVEAWRRYLAGGSGPRMAQVREWKERLQSLHGLAEPASGAPADATVEETP; encoded by the coding sequence ATGCGACGCTCCCCACGACATCCTCGGTCGCGCCGTCTCACGCCGGCGCTCGCGCTGTTGACCACCCTGTGCGGCCCGCCCGCGCTGGCCCAGTACCGCCCGCCGCCCATGTCCGAATCCCAGCGGCTGGTGCGGGACGGCGAGGCGGCGCAGGTGGCCGCCAGCGCCGCCAGCGCCTCGGGTGACAAGAAGGAGGCCGAGGAGAAGTACCGCAAGGCCCTGGCCCTCTTCGAACAGGCGCTGACCGCCGAGCCTGGCTCCGTGGCCGCCGCCGCGGGCCTGGGGGCCAGCGCCAACGCGCTCAATGACTGGCAGCGCACCGTGGACCGGGTGCAGCCGGTGCTGACGGCGAACCCGTCGGAGCTGGCCCTGGCCTATCCGGTGAGCGTGGCGTACTTCAAGCTGCGCCGCTTCCCGGAGGCCGTGCCGCTGATGGAGCGGGTGGCCGCGGCCGACAAGGCCGAACACCTCATCGTTCATTACTACCTGGCCAGCTACTACCTCTACGTCCAGCAGGGAGACGCGGCGGCCACGCGGCTGAAGCGCTACCTGGCGCTGCGTCCGCAGGCCCTGGCACCCAACGACTTCCAGATTCACGAGCTGCTGGGCCGCGCCCACGTGCTGCGCGGGGACGCCGCGGCGGCGCGCGCGTCCTTCCAGCAGGCGCAAACGGGCCGGCCAGAGTCGCCGTCGGTGCAGCTGGGCCTGGCGCAGGTGCTGGAGCTGGAGGGCAGGGCGGTGGAGGCGCGCACGCTGCTGGAGGGCGTCACCACGCGCTTCCCGAAGGCGGCTGATGCGCGCGAGAAGCTGGCCCGCCTGTACCTGGGCGCGGGGGACGTCGCGAAGGCGGACGCGCAGGCCCAGGCGGTGGTGAAGCTTGGCAGCTCGCCCGCGGCGCACCTGCTGCTGGGTGACGTGCGCTTCGCCCAGAAGAACGCGGCCGCCGCGGAGGCGGAGTACCGCAAGGTGCTCCAGCTCCAGCCGGGCCTGGTGCTGGGGCAGATGGCGGTGGGCAAGGCGCTCCAGGCACAGGGCCGGCACGAGGAGGCCATCCAGTTCCTGGAGGGCGCGGTGCGCTCGGGCGCCAACAGCCTGGAGCTGTGGGCCAACCTGGGCTCGGTGAACCGGCGCGCGGGCCGCTTCCAGCGCGCGGTGGAGGTGCACCGGCGCGTGGTGGAGATGGCGCCGCGTCAGGCCCTGGGCTACGTGCTGCTGGGCGCGGACCACTTCGCCACCGGCCAGTGGGACCAGGCCATCGAGGACTACGCCAACGCGCTGCAGGTGGAGCCGGAACACGCCGGGGCGAAGCAGTGGCTGGCCCGGGCCCTGGCGCACCGGGCGCGGGACAGGGCGGGCACGGGACGGCTTGAGGACGCCGTCCGGGATTTGCGCCGCGCGTACGACCTGGACCGGAGCGCGCCCATGGCGCGCCGGCTGGGCGCCGCGCTGCTGGAGACGCGCGCCTACGCGGACGCGCGCAAGGTGATGGAGCAGGGCGTGATGCTGCCCGGCGCCGCGTGGCGTGACAGCCTGCTGCTGGGGTACGCGCGGCTGGCCACGAGCGATGCCCAGGCGGCGCTGGAGGCCTTCAACCGCGCGGCCACCCAGACGGAGGAGCCCGACGAACAGGCGGAGGCCTCCGTCGGCGCCGCGCTGGCCGAGGTGGAGCTGGGGCAGGTGGACGCGGCGGTGCAGCGCCTCACCGCGGTGGGCCCGTCGCGCGCCGCGGCGCAGGTGGCGGGCGCCAACCTTCCGCGCGTGCTGGTGCGCCGGGCGCTGGTGCGCCTGGAGGCCGGAGACGCCGACGCCGCCGAGCGGGATTTGGACCTGGTGGACAAGCTGGGCACCGGCAACCGCAAGGAGCTGGTGCGGCTGGCCCAGTTCGTCCGCGGCCTGGCGCGCGCGGAGTCGGGGCGCCACGCGGAGGCGAGCGCGGCCATCACCAAGGCCCTGGCGTCCACGCAGCCCTGGGCCTGGCCCAACACGCGCGCGCTGGCCACCGCCTTCGTGCTCTACAAGAAGGGGCAGGTGCCCGCCGCGCGCAAGCAGCTGACCGCGGCGGCGAAGAAGCCGATGCCCGGACAGCCCAGGTGGCTCACGGCGATGACGGGCGCGCTCCACCGGCGCGAGGCATCCCAGGCGTACAATGCCGGCAACATGAGGGTGGCGGAGAAGGCCTTCAAGGCCGCGCTCGCCGGCAACCCGGACGACACGCAGGTGCAGCACAACCTGGCCTGCGTCGACTGGCGCAAGGGCCGCACGACGGACGCCGTGGAGACGTGGCGCCGGCTGGAGTCGAGCGTGCCGGTGGCCGCGCTCAACCTGGGCATCGACGCGCAGGAGCGCCGCAAGGACGCGGGTGAGGCCGTGGAGGCCTGGCGCCGCTACCTGGCCGGCGGCAGCGGCCCGCGCATGGCGCAGGTGCGTGAGTGGAAGGAACGCCTGCAGAGTCTGCACGGCCTGGCCGAGCCCGCCTCGGGCGCGCCCGCGGACGCCACCGTGGAGGAGACCCCATGA
- a CDS encoding TIGR02266 family protein, producing MTTKAADDMENGDPAAYANRRADERVAARFEVRFNQTQDAARALRAYSINISAGGLCLLTRKSYDVGSHVRLSMAIEGEEFHLTGVIAWVRDEAEAIGVRFTDMSDEDRARLQRVVDSFKR from the coding sequence ATGACAACCAAGGCGGCGGATGACATGGAGAACGGGGATCCAGCCGCATACGCGAACCGGCGGGCGGATGAGCGTGTGGCGGCGCGGTTCGAGGTTCGCTTCAACCAGACGCAGGACGCGGCGCGGGCGCTGCGTGCGTACTCCATCAACATCTCCGCGGGCGGCCTGTGCCTGCTGACGCGGAAGTCCTACGACGTGGGCTCCCACGTCCGCCTGTCCATGGCCATTGAAGGCGAGGAGTTCCACCTCACCGGCGTCATCGCCTGGGTGCGCGACGAGGCCGAGGCCATTGGCGTGCGCTTCACGGACATGAGCGACGAGGACCGGGCCCGGCTTCAGCGCGTGGTGGACAGCTTCAAGCGATAG
- a CDS encoding PP2C family protein-serine/threonine phosphatase, translating to MSSTNTRLKSAPASDEFPDDAALPPSERTGTQEVTGARESTATRMTGPLGLAEGGTRTLIAPLEAGELPNVAQIKGLRLDQILLLTTGVLVVLIVGLLAALSVASTKSQFEETALVSKERIQEQARELGQTVGQTIALTSATNLRDNNYAFLEEVAGSIVKTNPNILRVQIFDPDGVRMADSEGASEDKEDVAPVRRAERRLVSAFYRGQPISEIQEPIDYGSSSGKGLVVISYSLGGLQKQLASLEQDKRATVRATTLRMLGLGLGFVVLAGVLVAYQSRRITRPLGMLTGKVMQLAAGNLSARAGTAQGAGREVVTLGVVFNHMAERIKVLLEDVRAKAQLEREVSLARTVQETLLPGREGVQVGPLRIAGLVVTADACGGDWWFRAALDDRRIVIGIGDVTGHGLSTSLVATSATSGFASAMTLREPSQVNAQMLITALNVTLANVGRGEHQMSSALAVIDVSNGYIDYAAGAHPSPLVFNKRSGQIASLPARGPLLGASVESQFTSRQAQLRPGDVVVWYTDGLTEARDNAGKLYGTQRLAAAVQAHAHLSAEALRDAVLADARAFSAGQPQRDDITVVVAEFSPAA from the coding sequence TTGTCCAGTACGAATACGCGACTGAAGTCCGCGCCCGCGTCCGACGAGTTTCCGGATGACGCCGCGCTCCCGCCGTCCGAGCGGACAGGCACCCAGGAAGTCACCGGCGCGCGGGAGTCCACCGCCACGCGCATGACGGGCCCGTTGGGGCTGGCGGAGGGTGGCACCCGCACCCTCATCGCGCCACTGGAGGCGGGCGAGCTGCCCAACGTGGCCCAGATCAAGGGGCTGCGGCTGGACCAGATTCTCCTGCTCACCACCGGCGTCCTGGTGGTGCTCATCGTGGGCTTGCTGGCGGCGCTGTCGGTGGCCTCCACCAAGTCCCAGTTCGAGGAGACGGCGCTCGTCTCCAAGGAGCGCATCCAGGAGCAGGCGCGCGAGCTGGGCCAGACGGTGGGGCAGACCATCGCGCTCACCTCCGCCACCAACCTGCGCGACAACAACTACGCCTTCCTCGAAGAGGTGGCGGGCTCCATCGTCAAGACGAACCCCAACATCCTCCGGGTGCAGATTTTCGACCCGGACGGAGTCCGGATGGCGGACAGCGAAGGCGCCAGCGAGGACAAGGAGGACGTCGCGCCGGTCCGCCGCGCCGAGCGCCGGCTGGTGAGCGCCTTCTACCGGGGGCAGCCCATCTCCGAAATCCAGGAGCCCATCGACTACGGTTCCAGCAGTGGCAAGGGGCTGGTCGTCATCAGCTACTCGCTGGGCGGGCTGCAGAAGCAGCTGGCGTCGCTGGAGCAGGACAAGCGCGCCACGGTGCGCGCCACCACGCTGCGCATGCTGGGGCTGGGGCTGGGCTTCGTGGTGCTGGCGGGCGTGCTGGTGGCCTACCAGAGCCGGCGCATCACCCGGCCGCTGGGCATGCTGACCGGCAAGGTGATGCAGCTGGCCGCCGGCAACCTGAGCGCGCGGGCGGGAACGGCGCAGGGCGCGGGCCGCGAGGTGGTGACGCTGGGCGTGGTGTTCAACCACATGGCCGAGCGCATCAAGGTGCTGCTGGAGGACGTGCGGGCCAAGGCGCAGCTGGAGCGCGAGGTGTCGCTCGCGCGCACCGTGCAGGAGACGCTGCTGCCGGGGCGCGAGGGCGTGCAGGTGGGGCCGCTGCGCATCGCCGGCCTGGTCGTCACCGCGGATGCGTGCGGCGGCGACTGGTGGTTCCGGGCCGCCCTGGATGACCGGCGCATCGTCATTGGCATTGGCGACGTGACGGGCCACGGCCTGTCCACGTCGCTGGTGGCCACCAGCGCCACCAGCGGCTTCGCCTCGGCGATGACGCTGCGCGAGCCGTCGCAGGTCAACGCGCAGATGCTCATCACCGCCCTCAACGTGACGCTGGCCAACGTGGGCCGCGGTGAGCACCAGATGTCCAGCGCGCTGGCCGTCATCGACGTGTCCAACGGCTACATCGACTACGCGGCGGGCGCGCACCCCAGTCCGCTGGTGTTCAACAAGCGCAGCGGTCAGATTGCATCGCTGCCCGCGCGCGGCCCGCTGCTGGGCGCCTCCGTCGAATCCCAGTTCACCTCGCGCCAGGCCCAGCTGCGGCCCGGGGACGTGGTGGTCTGGTACACGGACGGCCTCACCGAGGCGCGCGACAACGCGGGCAAGCTCTACGGCACCCAGCGTCTGGCCGCCGCGGTCCAGGCGCACGCCCACCTGTCCGCGGAGGCGCTGCGTGACGCGGTGCTGGCGGACGCTCGAGCCTTCAGCGCCGGCCAGCCGCAGCGGGACGACATCACCGTCGTCGTGGCCGAGTTCAGCCCCGCCGCCTGA
- a CDS encoding GNAT family N-acetyltransferase: protein MASLLKELGYPQGTDQQTVHWVVSHPEIEIFVAGDPQDRPVGMVSFSHRPQLRLRGRVGTIDELVVTETWRRRGVGRALIRQILERCKVLSAKQLQLVSPMTTTPETRNFYTACGFSEIDSGVFRHVDTESQR, encoded by the coding sequence ATGGCGTCGCTCCTCAAGGAGCTGGGCTACCCCCAGGGGACGGACCAGCAGACGGTCCACTGGGTCGTCAGCCATCCGGAGATTGAAATCTTCGTGGCCGGCGACCCGCAGGACCGGCCCGTGGGCATGGTGTCCTTCTCCCACCGTCCCCAGCTCCGGCTGCGCGGACGCGTGGGCACCATCGACGAATTGGTGGTGACGGAGACCTGGCGTCGTCGCGGCGTGGGCCGCGCGCTCATCCGGCAGATTCTGGAGCGCTGCAAGGTGCTGAGCGCGAAGCAGCTCCAGCTCGTCTCACCCATGACGACGACGCCGGAGACGCGCAACTTCTACACGGCCTGTGGCTTCTCCGAAATCGACTCGGGCGTGTTCCGCCACGTCGATACGGAATCCCAGCGCTGA
- a CDS encoding alpha-ketoacid dehydrogenase subunit beta — protein MANMAQAIRMALHYAEEHLGVTDIFGEDVGAPLGGVFTCTQGLKTTWNSPLDERGIIGAAMGIAMAGGRPVAEIQFCDYVYNTIDLLKLAGNTSWSTFGDWNLPMVVRTPVGSGIRGSIYHSHSFDATMTHIAGWKVVMPSTPLDAYGLLITACQEKNPVMFLEPKALLRVKGEERIPGEPEDDRALSKLIDAPLGDRSQWKPQWPAGLEAYAVPFGKGKIVREGTQLTVVSYGRTLPLCTKAAETLAADGISAEVIDLRSLWPYDWELIKASVQKTGRVLFVNEDTEVTNFGEHLVRRTVEELFYSLLAPPRLLAGKFLPGIGLADALEMASVPQLGDITTAIRSLAGEQP, from the coding sequence ATGGCGAACATGGCACAGGCCATCCGCATGGCCCTGCACTACGCCGAGGAGCACCTGGGCGTCACCGACATCTTCGGCGAGGACGTGGGCGCCCCCCTGGGCGGCGTCTTCACCTGCACGCAGGGCCTGAAGACGACGTGGAACTCTCCCCTGGACGAGCGCGGCATCATCGGCGCGGCCATGGGCATCGCCATGGCCGGCGGACGGCCGGTGGCGGAGATCCAGTTCTGCGACTACGTCTACAACACCATCGACCTGCTGAAGCTGGCGGGCAACACCAGCTGGTCCACCTTCGGTGACTGGAACCTGCCCATGGTGGTGCGCACGCCGGTGGGCAGCGGCATCCGCGGGTCCATCTACCACTCGCACTCGTTCGACGCGACGATGACCCACATCGCCGGGTGGAAGGTGGTCATGCCCTCCACGCCGCTGGACGCGTACGGGCTGCTCATCACCGCGTGCCAGGAGAAGAACCCCGTCATGTTCCTGGAGCCCAAGGCGCTCCTGCGAGTGAAGGGCGAGGAGCGGATTCCGGGCGAGCCGGAGGATGACCGCGCGCTGTCGAAGCTCATCGACGCGCCGCTGGGAGACCGCTCCCAGTGGAAGCCGCAGTGGCCTGCGGGCCTGGAGGCGTACGCGGTGCCCTTCGGCAAGGGCAAGATTGTGCGCGAGGGCACGCAGCTCACCGTGGTGAGCTACGGTCGCACCCTGCCCCTGTGCACGAAGGCCGCGGAGACGCTGGCCGCGGACGGCATCAGCGCGGAGGTCATCGACCTGCGCTCGCTGTGGCCGTACGACTGGGAGCTCATCAAGGCCTCCGTCCAGAAGACGGGCCGCGTCCTCTTCGTCAACGAGGACACCGAGGTGACGAACTTCGGAGAGCACCTGGTGCGCCGCACGGTGGAGGAGCTGTTCTACTCGCTGCTGGCCCCGCCGCGGCTGCTGGCCGGCAAGTTCCTGCCGGGCATCGGCCTGGCGGACGCGCTGGAGATGGCGTCGGTGCCGCAGCTGGGTGACATCACCACCGCCATCCGGTCGCTCGCGGGCGAGCAGCCGTAA
- a CDS encoding M50 family metallopeptidase yields MRPHFHVAGFPVRLHPLFFVVSLMTGWTLSSEPARLALWVGIVFVSVLLHELGHALAFRRYGCPARIELHGMGGTTQTHDAAHLTHPQSAFVSFAGPGIGFLAGGLIWGLSQLVPLGEPGGLADQGVRQFLWVNIGWGLFNLLPMQPLDGGHLLADLVRARSGYRHERAVLGVGIATAVVVLGLAIGSKQLWLGMLAMVLGVMNLEQLRRTPKRRPAERRRALPRVVRKPRAAPAGAVSIEQLMDELRGTPRPPGAADADDDLEGPHDPALVGEMLLDNGLPELAVGSLQSAFTQAPLPRTGHALVLALLHTGRLQELASLLDSSHARQLSEDTLALISEHAGTASEATLTERITALRHGRTPATDEPR; encoded by the coding sequence ATGCGGCCCCACTTCCACGTGGCCGGCTTTCCGGTCCGGCTCCACCCGCTCTTCTTCGTCGTCTCATTGATGACGGGCTGGACGCTCAGCTCCGAGCCCGCGCGGCTCGCGTTGTGGGTGGGCATCGTCTTCGTGTCGGTGCTGCTCCATGAACTGGGGCATGCGCTGGCCTTCCGCCGCTACGGCTGTCCCGCTCGAATCGAGCTGCACGGCATGGGCGGCACCACCCAGACCCACGACGCCGCGCACCTCACTCACCCGCAGTCGGCCTTCGTGAGCTTCGCCGGGCCGGGCATCGGCTTCCTGGCGGGAGGGCTCATCTGGGGCCTGTCGCAGCTCGTTCCCCTGGGTGAGCCGGGCGGACTGGCGGACCAGGGCGTGCGGCAGTTCCTGTGGGTCAACATCGGCTGGGGGCTCTTCAACCTGCTGCCCATGCAGCCGCTGGACGGTGGACACCTGTTGGCGGACCTGGTGCGCGCCCGCAGCGGCTACCGCCACGAACGGGCGGTGCTCGGCGTGGGCATCGCCACGGCGGTGGTGGTGCTGGGGCTGGCCATCGGGTCGAAGCAGCTGTGGCTGGGGATGCTGGCGATGGTGCTGGGGGTGATGAACCTCGAGCAGCTCCGCCGCACGCCGAAGCGGCGCCCCGCCGAGCGGCGGCGCGCCCTCCCCCGCGTGGTCCGCAAGCCCCGGGCGGCACCGGCGGGCGCCGTCTCCATCGAGCAGCTGATGGACGAGCTGCGCGGAACGCCCCGCCCCCCGGGCGCGGCCGACGCGGATGATGACCTGGAGGGCCCTCACGACCCGGCCCTGGTGGGCGAGATGCTCCTGGACAACGGGCTGCCGGAGCTGGCCGTGGGCTCACTCCAATCCGCCTTCACGCAGGCGCCCCTGCCGCGCACCGGCCATGCCCTGGTGCTGGCGCTGCTGCACACCGGGCGGCTCCAGGAGCTGGCCTCGCTGCTGGACAGCTCGCACGCCCGGCAGCTGTCCGAGGACACGCTGGCCCTCATCTCCGAGCACGCCGGGACGGCCAGCGAGGCCACACTCACCGAGCGAATTACCGCGCTGCGGCACGGGCGGACTCCTGCCACGGATGAGCCCCGCTGA
- a CDS encoding SGNH/GDSL hydrolase family protein, whose amino-acid sequence MGMKPVWRKVVVCASSALLACAGSVTDSPDGDLPPEDESRASTMEQNAPDASLEVAPVLVLNDGRQVQAVPPFAPPATSFQPGFHQALRASHSAGSVTTFRMRVPVARDGGRIRVTFRSGDGSMTLVRATVAQAGANGALASTPVKLSFDGAEGFTVDARSRKTSDPVDFPVAFRDELAITFEVRGALAASAISAFPGSFARAGNHALVTGALGGTLFDRAVGVATVDVEGPTGRAFVAIGDSITEGYIDTKNDTRNAWPAKVEAALGVPVVNAGVSGQGFYDALALLDGEVLALQGITDCIVLLGTNDLGDKNSLSVIQARMNTMLGRLAPFCRTWVSTLLPKEKSNYAPYELVKTQRLELNTWLRGGGAGPDIIDLETVTRQPANVHLFIDGLEVDGIHPSIEGHQVMADEVARVLREEGGL is encoded by the coding sequence ATGGGAATGAAGCCTGTGTGGCGGAAGGTCGTCGTGTGCGCGAGCAGCGCGCTGCTGGCGTGTGCTGGCAGCGTGACGGACTCACCCGACGGTGACCTGCCCCCAGAGGACGAAAGCCGCGCTTCCACGATGGAGCAGAACGCGCCGGACGCGTCACTGGAAGTCGCGCCCGTGTTGGTGCTGAACGACGGCCGGCAGGTGCAGGCCGTGCCGCCCTTCGCGCCGCCGGCGACTTCGTTCCAACCGGGCTTCCATCAAGCGCTCCGCGCGTCCCACTCCGCGGGAAGCGTGACGACCTTCCGCATGCGCGTGCCGGTGGCGCGTGACGGCGGGCGCATCCGCGTGACGTTCCGCTCGGGAGACGGAAGCATGACGCTGGTGCGTGCCACCGTGGCCCAGGCGGGCGCCAATGGAGCGCTGGCGTCCACGCCGGTGAAGCTCTCCTTCGATGGCGCGGAGGGCTTCACCGTGGACGCGCGCTCGCGGAAGACGTCGGACCCGGTGGACTTCCCGGTGGCGTTCCGGGACGAGCTGGCCATCACCTTCGAGGTCCGTGGCGCGCTGGCGGCCAGCGCCATCAGCGCCTTCCCAGGCAGCTTCGCGCGCGCGGGGAACCATGCTCTGGTGACGGGCGCGCTGGGCGGCACCCTGTTCGACCGCGCCGTCGGCGTGGCCACCGTCGACGTGGAAGGTCCCACGGGCCGCGCCTTCGTGGCCATTGGCGACAGCATCACCGAGGGCTACATCGACACGAAGAACGACACGCGCAACGCCTGGCCCGCCAAGGTGGAGGCCGCGCTGGGCGTGCCCGTGGTGAACGCGGGCGTGAGTGGCCAGGGCTTCTACGACGCGCTGGCGCTGCTCGACGGCGAGGTGCTGGCGCTCCAGGGCATCACCGACTGCATCGTCCTGCTGGGCACCAACGACCTGGGCGACAAGAACTCCCTGTCCGTCATCCAGGCGCGGATGAACACGATGCTGGGCCGGCTCGCGCCTTTCTGCCGCACCTGGGTCAGCACCCTGCTGCCCAAGGAGAAGTCGAACTACGCGCCCTACGAATTGGTGAAGACCCAGCGGCTGGAGCTCAACACGTGGCTCCGCGGCGGCGGCGCCGGCCCGGACATCATCGACCTGGAGACGGTGACGCGCCAGCCCGCGAACGTGCACCTGTTCATCGACGGGCTGGAGGTGGACGGCATCCACCCCAGCATCGAAGGCCACCAGGTGATGGCGGACGAAGTCGCGCGCGTGCTGCGCGAAGAGGGCGGCCTCTAG
- a CDS encoding thiamine pyrophosphate-dependent dehydrogenase E1 component subunit alpha, protein MSRPRLIKESSEASAPLERELLVRIHDLMVKTRVLEERLIQMYKQGHGYFWIGGPGEEAFNVSLGLLMKKGQGPDFDYLHAHYRQSGTLLALGEEPIGSLRQMKNTATDPYSGGRNFAGHYSARKYNVAPVSSPIEVQYAIAPGTAMVQKRHGGDGITIVTGGDAGTAEGDFASCLVWSSRPVNPLPILIIVTNNKWGISTAAEGQHGEQRISDRGKAFGIRSKTINGNDAVEAYTELREAMAYVRTERKPFLLEANVSRLYGHSSASGANYVSNEVDCLTDFEAKLEKDGVLTREQMDALRNKYTEEMAAAARQVRDEPQPDPESIWKHIYAEDK, encoded by the coding sequence GTGTCTCGTCCCCGACTCATCAAAGAATCCTCAGAAGCGTCCGCGCCGCTCGAGCGGGAGCTGCTGGTCCGCATCCATGACCTCATGGTGAAGACGCGCGTCCTCGAGGAGCGCCTCATCCAGATGTACAAGCAGGGCCACGGATACTTCTGGATTGGCGGCCCCGGCGAGGAGGCGTTCAACGTCTCCCTGGGCCTGCTCATGAAGAAGGGCCAGGGCCCCGACTTCGACTATCTGCATGCGCACTATCGGCAGTCCGGCACCCTGCTCGCGCTGGGTGAGGAGCCCATCGGCTCCCTGCGGCAGATGAAGAACACGGCCACGGACCCGTATTCGGGCGGCCGCAACTTCGCGGGCCACTACTCCGCCCGGAAGTACAACGTGGCGCCGGTGTCCTCGCCCATCGAGGTCCAGTACGCCATCGCCCCGGGCACGGCCATGGTGCAGAAGCGCCACGGCGGTGACGGCATCACCATCGTCACCGGTGGCGACGCCGGCACGGCCGAAGGCGATTTCGCCTCGTGCCTGGTGTGGAGCAGCCGCCCCGTCAACCCGCTGCCCATCCTCATCATCGTCACCAACAACAAGTGGGGCATCTCCACGGCGGCGGAGGGTCAGCACGGCGAGCAGCGCATCAGCGACCGCGGCAAGGCCTTTGGCATCCGCAGCAAGACCATCAACGGCAACGACGCCGTGGAGGCCTACACCGAGCTGCGCGAGGCCATGGCCTACGTGCGCACGGAGCGCAAGCCCTTCCTCCTGGAGGCCAACGTGTCGCGCCTCTACGGCCACTCGTCCGCCTCCGGAGCCAACTACGTGAGCAACGAGGTCGACTGCCTCACGGACTTCGAGGCGAAGCTGGAGAAGGACGGCGTCCTGACGCGAGAGCAGATGGACGCGCTGCGCAACAAGTACACCGAGGAGATGGCCGCCGCCGCCCGACAGGTGCGCGACGAGCCACAGCCCGACCCCGAATCCATCTGGAAGCACATCTACGCGGAGGACAAGTAA
- a CDS encoding PhnD/SsuA/transferrin family substrate-binding protein, whose amino-acid sequence MKMSPRFLLAGLVLACTLTASSALAAPKKATLGVFLATTLADGQERFEYAEALAARLTETLDTPVAAKSFGRYEDFSRAVAGGMVDFAVVDAWAAVQLGTKAKPVAWASRAGDTQQRWAIVALQRGVVKDLAGKRLAHVKGAGPTDPKFVTHVVLGGDLDAQKHFKLAPVPNVESALKMLEAKGAEAALVPLAHVPKGKDVRVLFRSGRVPGAVLVDLRNHEAALTGALGKVGAVAPFDAFARLQDKDFDEFSKLVTRGPPRRQPVLAEGAELHVEAEVLVRSEELGPALPSFVGDLAVSAEQPDD is encoded by the coding sequence ATGAAGATGTCACCTCGCTTCCTCCTGGCTGGCCTCGTGCTGGCCTGCACCCTGACGGCCAGCTCCGCGCTCGCGGCGCCGAAGAAGGCCACGCTGGGGGTGTTCCTCGCCACCACGCTCGCGGATGGTCAGGAGCGCTTCGAGTACGCGGAGGCCCTGGCCGCCCGGCTGACGGAGACCCTGGACACGCCCGTGGCCGCCAAGAGCTTCGGCCGCTACGAGGACTTCTCCCGCGCGGTGGCGGGCGGGATGGTGGACTTCGCGGTGGTGGACGCGTGGGCCGCGGTGCAGCTGGGCACGAAGGCGAAGCCGGTGGCCTGGGCCTCACGCGCGGGTGACACGCAGCAGCGCTGGGCCATTGTCGCGTTGCAGCGCGGCGTGGTGAAGGACCTCGCCGGCAAGCGCCTGGCGCACGTGAAGGGCGCGGGCCCGACGGACCCGAAGTTCGTCACCCACGTCGTGCTCGGCGGCGACCTGGACGCCCAGAAGCACTTCAAGCTGGCCCCCGTGCCGAACGTGGAGTCCGCGCTGAAGATGCTGGAGGCCAAGGGCGCGGAGGCGGCGCTCGTCCCGCTGGCGCACGTGCCCAAGGGCAAGGACGTGCGCGTGCTCTTCCGCAGTGGCCGGGTGCCGGGGGCCGTGCTGGTGGACCTGCGCAACCACGAGGCCGCCCTCACCGGCGCGCTGGGGAAGGTGGGCGCGGTGGCGCCCTTCGATGCCTTCGCGCGGCTCCAGGACAAGGATTTCGACGAGTTCAGCAAGCTCGTCACGCGTGGCCCGCCGCGGCGTCAGCCCGTGCTGGCGGAAGGGGCCGAGCTTCACGTGGAGGCCGAGGTGCTGGTGCGCTCGGAGGAGCTGGGCCCCGCGCTTCCGTCCTTCGTTGGAGACCTCGCCGTCTCCGCGGAACAGCCGGACGACTGA